The Halorhabdus sp. BNX81 genome includes a region encoding these proteins:
- the priS gene encoding DNA primase small subunit PriS, whose translation MEERTRAYLRGRFGDHYRRTDPLPPPDAHEREWGYIPWTDSPGETMVRHQSLLDMGDLESFLARERPRHVYFSAGRYADPGAGSMSAKDWRGSDVVFDLDADHLPSVDPTQATYAEMLAACKDALFRLLDFLEDDFGFDDLTIVFSGGRGYHVHVRDEGIQQLEREARREIVDYVRGIGLDLDGLVTTEMRGNVTARTLRTEGGWGERVHDELLAFVDEVESLEEDRAMERLQELEGIGEGRAKTIHGAIEENRAAIEDGNMEAGGPGIRKLVEAITGDVIEGQNAPIDEPVTTDTNRLIRLPGSLHGGSGLAVRKLPRDELAEFDPLVDAVPETFVGHDITVEVTDSGEVKLGGDSFTLPEGVTSVPEYLGVFLMSRGRAEKGQE comes from the coding sequence ATGGAGGAGCGAACCCGCGCGTATCTCCGGGGCCGGTTCGGCGACCATTATCGACGAACCGATCCGCTACCGCCGCCGGACGCTCACGAACGCGAATGGGGCTACATCCCCTGGACCGACAGCCCCGGCGAGACGATGGTTCGCCACCAGTCACTGCTGGATATGGGCGACCTCGAATCGTTCCTCGCCAGGGAACGACCACGGCACGTCTACTTTTCGGCCGGCCGATACGCCGACCCGGGGGCCGGGTCGATGAGCGCCAAGGACTGGCGCGGGTCGGACGTCGTCTTCGATCTGGACGCCGATCACCTGCCGTCGGTCGATCCCACCCAGGCCACCTACGCCGAGATGCTCGCTGCTTGCAAGGACGCTCTCTTTCGACTGCTTGACTTCCTGGAGGACGACTTCGGGTTCGATGACCTGACGATCGTCTTCTCGGGCGGTCGCGGGTACCACGTCCACGTCCGCGACGAGGGGATTCAACAGCTCGAACGTGAGGCCAGGCGTGAAATCGTCGATTACGTTCGTGGGATCGGCCTTGATCTGGATGGCCTCGTGACGACGGAGATGCGGGGGAACGTGACGGCCCGAACGCTCCGGACTGAAGGGGGCTGGGGGGAACGCGTCCACGACGAGTTGCTCGCCTTCGTCGACGAAGTCGAGTCGCTCGAGGAAGACCGGGCGATGGAACGACTACAGGAGCTGGAAGGGATCGGCGAAGGGCGGGCGAAGACGATCCATGGCGCGATCGAGGAAAACCGCGCGGCGATCGAAGACGGAAACATGGAGGCTGGCGGCCCGGGGATCCGCAAGCTCGTCGAGGCGATCACCGGGGACGTCATCGAGGGGCAAAACGCACCGATCGACGAACCGGTCACGACCGACACGAACCGGCTCATCCGACTACCGGGCAGCCTTCACGGCGGCAGTGGCCTCGCCGTGCGGAAGCTCCCGCGGGATGAACTTGCGGAGTTCGACCCGCTGGTCGACGCCGTCCCGGAGACGTTTGTGGGCCACGACATCACCGTCGAAGTGACAGATTCCGGTGAGGTCAAGCTCGGTGGCGATAGCTTTACACTCCCGGAGGGAGTTACTTCCGTTCCGGAGTACCTCGGCGTGTTCCTCATGAGTCGTGGACGCGCCGAGAAGGGCCAGGAATAA
- a CDS encoding DUF502 domain-containing protein: MSSSIQPSHPTDIRDRVKQALVTGLTLTIPLLITVVVVSFVWGFIFGILQPLTGTLQSVLGLGGNTPVILLQIISLGAVILLIGFVGFLAEAYSGAAAVEQRFDRAMGTIPGIGSVYQTFNEMSELVLDADTESFQEIKLVEFPTEGSYATGFVTAETPEGIQQDTGHEGMLTIYVPLAPNPLMGGYVLHVTPDRCIDVDMSVEEGLKAIMTSGVAVGETATADADSIEYPDSLPDGIVGTEWLSGTASETDDAAAEQPSRADDGGEDHT, encoded by the coding sequence ATGTCGAGCTCTATCCAGCCATCTCACCCGACAGATATCCGCGACCGGGTCAAGCAGGCGCTGGTAACCGGATTGACGCTCACCATCCCGCTGTTGATTACCGTGGTGGTTGTGAGCTTCGTCTGGGGGTTCATCTTCGGGATACTGCAACCACTGACGGGGACACTCCAAAGCGTCCTCGGCCTCGGTGGGAACACTCCGGTGATACTGCTTCAGATCATCTCGCTTGGTGCCGTGATTCTGCTCATCGGGTTCGTGGGCTTTCTTGCGGAGGCGTACTCCGGCGCGGCGGCTGTCGAGCAGCGCTTCGACCGTGCGATGGGAACGATTCCCGGCATCGGCAGCGTCTATCAGACGTTCAACGAGATGAGCGAACTGGTGCTGGACGCGGATACGGAGAGCTTTCAGGAGATCAAACTCGTCGAGTTCCCGACGGAAGGGTCCTACGCGACCGGATTCGTGACGGCCGAGACACCCGAGGGGATCCAACAGGACACTGGCCACGAAGGGATGTTGACGATCTACGTGCCGCTGGCTCCGAACCCGCTCATGGGTGGATACGTCCTCCACGTCACACCGGATCGATGTATCGATGTCGATATGAGCGTCGAGGAGGGGCTCAAGGCCATCATGACCAGCGGCGTCGCCGTCGGTGAGACCGCGACCGCCGACGCGGATTCCATCGAGTATCCCGACAGCCTGCCGGACGGGATCGTCGGGACGGAGTGGCTATCGGGAACTGCGTCCGAAACTGACGACGCGGCTGCAGAGCAACCGTCCCGAGCCGATGACGGAGGAGAGGACCACACATGA
- a CDS encoding DUF2150 family protein: MSAPPGEYYTEERWQNWIQRIESEDIDPEQEDSARLLLNLQDDTAIAVAKIVTDYEDGELEAERALEELEGVREIVLGEVDIADEEKLMVVDGVQTSLVCVFYAAEEYVAGGVADGSVAEYIAAASEAEAEENMDAALGYCAQAGTRIIADEEELTMEVVDDLEFGLVAEWVNGLDSLQTAMSDPEVVEEDDE, translated from the coding sequence ATGAGCGCTCCGCCGGGGGAGTACTACACAGAGGAACGGTGGCAAAACTGGATCCAGCGGATCGAATCGGAGGATATCGATCCCGAGCAGGAGGACTCGGCTCGTCTCCTGTTGAACCTCCAGGACGATACGGCGATCGCTGTCGCCAAAATCGTCACTGACTACGAGGACGGCGAACTCGAAGCCGAGCGGGCACTCGAGGAACTCGAGGGCGTCCGTGAGATCGTCCTCGGCGAGGTGGACATCGCCGACGAGGAGAAGCTGATGGTCGTCGACGGCGTCCAGACCTCGCTGGTCTGTGTCTTCTATGCCGCCGAAGAGTACGTCGCCGGTGGCGTCGCCGACGGCTCGGTCGCGGAGTATATCGCCGCCGCCAGCGAGGCCGAAGCCGAAGAGAACATGGACGCTGCCCTGGGGTATTGTGCGCAAGCCGGGACGCGGATCATCGCCGACGAAGAGGAGTTGACGATGGAGGTCGTCGACGACCTGGAGTTCGGACTGGTCGCCGAGTGGGTCAACGGGCTAGACAGTCTCCAGACGGCGATGAGCGACCCGGAAGTCGTCGAAGAGGACGACGAGTAA
- a CDS encoding RtcB family protein encodes MSTYDAGEFTLEKVREYVWEIPQEGEMRVPARVLASEELLDEISDDLSLQQLKNTTHLPGIQQYALAMPDAHQGYGFPVGGVAGIDAETGVISPGAVGYDINCGVRMLKTNLTYSDIQGREEQLVDALFEAIPSGLGGGGVVQTDVDTLEEVLTRGVEWALDEGYAVEDDLAHCEDEGVRPGADPDAVSKKAKDRGRQQLGSLGSGNHFLEVQRVTDVYREDVAESFGLSEDQIVVLIHCGSRGLGHQVCTDYLRDIEQAHQGLLSQLPDKELAAAPAGSHLAEAYYGAMNAAINFAWVNRQLIMHRTREVFADVFDRDWRDMEMELLYDVAHNIAKKETHTIEGEDRELFVHRKGATRAFPAGHPEIPAAYRDVGQPVIIPGSMGAGSYVLRGGEHSMAETFGSTAHGAGRLMSRTEAKNTYWGEDVQDDLRDQEQIYVKAESGATVAEEAPGVYKDVDEVVRISDELGIGDRVARTFPVCNIKG; translated from the coding sequence ATGAGTACCTACGACGCCGGTGAGTTCACCCTGGAGAAGGTACGCGAGTACGTCTGGGAGATCCCACAGGAAGGCGAGATGCGCGTTCCCGCGCGGGTCCTCGCCAGCGAGGAACTCCTCGACGAGATCAGCGACGACCTCTCTCTGCAGCAACTCAAGAACACCACCCACCTCCCCGGGATCCAGCAGTACGCCCTCGCGATGCCCGACGCCCACCAGGGGTATGGGTTCCCGGTCGGCGGCGTCGCCGGCATCGACGCCGAAACCGGCGTTATATCGCCTGGAGCGGTTGGTTACGATATTAATTGCGGTGTAAGAATGCTGAAAACGAACCTTACGTACAGCGACATTCAGGGTCGCGAAGAGCAACTCGTCGACGCGCTGTTCGAGGCGATCCCGTCGGGGTTGGGCGGCGGTGGTGTCGTCCAGACCGACGTCGACACACTGGAGGAAGTCCTCACACGCGGCGTCGAGTGGGCGCTCGACGAGGGCTACGCCGTCGAAGACGATCTCGCCCACTGCGAGGACGAGGGAGTCCGACCCGGGGCAGATCCCGACGCAGTCTCGAAGAAAGCAAAGGACAGGGGCCGCCAGCAACTCGGGAGTCTGGGCAGCGGGAATCACTTCCTGGAAGTCCAGCGCGTCACGGACGTCTATCGCGAGGACGTCGCCGAATCTTTCGGTCTCAGCGAAGACCAGATCGTCGTCCTGATTCACTGTGGCTCACGCGGCCTGGGCCACCAGGTCTGTACCGACTACCTTCGGGATATCGAGCAGGCCCATCAGGGACTGCTCTCGCAGTTGCCGGACAAGGAACTCGCGGCCGCGCCCGCCGGGAGCCATCTCGCCGAGGCGTACTACGGGGCGATGAACGCCGCGATCAACTTCGCGTGGGTCAACCGCCAGCTCATCATGCATCGAACCAGGGAGGTCTTTGCCGACGTCTTCGACCGCGACTGGCGCGATATGGAGATGGAACTGTTGTACGACGTTGCCCACAACATCGCCAAGAAGGAGACCCATACCATTGAGGGCGAGGATCGTGAACTCTTCGTCCACCGGAAGGGCGCGACGCGGGCCTTCCCGGCCGGTCATCCGGAAATCCCGGCTGCCTACCGCGACGTGGGCCAGCCGGTCATCATCCCCGGGAGCATGGGGGCCGGGAGTTACGTCCTCCGCGGCGGCGAGCACTCGATGGCGGAGACGTTCGGTTCGACGGCCCACGGCGCGGGCCGACTCATGTCCCGGACCGAGGCCAAGAACACCTACTGGGGCGAGGATGTCCAGGACGACCTCCGGGACCAAGAACAGATCTACGTCAAGGCCGAGAGCGGGGCGACCGTCGCCGAGGAGGCCCCGGGCGTCTACAAGGACGTCGACGAGGTCGTGCGGATCTCGGACGAACTCGGGATCGGGGATCGAGTCGCTCGGACGTTTCCGGTCTGTAACATCAAAGGCTAG
- the katG gene encoding catalase/peroxidase HPI, whose product MRRSTQDWWPTQLDLTILDQNARDVSPYDADFDYADAFEELDLDAVKADLEELMTDSKDWWPADYGHYGPLFIRMAWHSAGTYRTTDGRGGAAGGRQRFPPLDSWPDNANLDKARRLLWPIKQKYGRKLSWADLIVLAGNVAMESMGFETFGFAGGREDDFAPDESVDWGPEMEMETSERFEDGELENPLGATVMGLIYVNPEGPDGEPAPEASAENIRESFSRMAMNDEETVALIAGGHTFGKVHGADSGDHLGPEPADAPIEEQGLGWDNEYGSGKGADTITSGIEGPWNTTPTEWDMGYIDNLLEYQWWPEKGPGGAWQWTTQNGELDESAPGVEDPDDKEDVMMLTTDIALKRDPDYREILERYQDNMMEFGINFAKAWYKLIHRDMGPPERFLGPEVPDETMIWQDPLPDADYDLVGDSEVADLKETILDSELSRSQLVKTAWAAASTYRDSDKRGGANGARIRLEPQKSWDVNEPDELDAVLSTYEDIQAEFNESRSDDVRVSLADLIVLGGNAAIEEAAADAGYDVTVPFEPGRTDAEPEQTDVESFEALKPEADGFRNYVGEEADRKPEEILVDNAELLNLTVPEMTVLLGGMRQLGATYGDTEKGVFTDQPGTLTNDFFVNVLDMDYEWEGTDDENVYEIRDRETGAVEWTGSRVDLIFGSNARLRAVSQAYAAEDGEEQFVSDFVDTWNKVMQLDRFDLE is encoded by the coding sequence ATGCGAAGGAGTACCCAAGACTGGTGGCCAACCCAGCTTGACCTGACAATTCTGGATCAGAACGCTCGCGACGTCAGTCCGTACGACGCGGACTTCGATTACGCCGACGCGTTCGAAGAACTCGATCTCGACGCGGTGAAGGCGGATCTAGAGGAGCTGATGACCGATTCGAAGGACTGGTGGCCGGCCGATTACGGCCACTATGGTCCCCTCTTCATCCGAATGGCCTGGCACAGTGCCGGGACGTACCGGACCACGGACGGCCGTGGTGGGGCCGCTGGCGGGAGACAGCGGTTCCCGCCGCTTGACAGCTGGCCGGACAACGCGAATCTCGACAAGGCGCGTCGACTCCTCTGGCCGATCAAGCAAAAGTACGGCCGGAAGCTCTCGTGGGCTGACCTGATCGTTCTGGCCGGCAACGTCGCCATGGAGTCGATGGGCTTCGAGACGTTCGGCTTCGCTGGCGGACGTGAAGACGACTTCGCCCCCGACGAGTCGGTCGACTGGGGCCCGGAAATGGAGATGGAGACCTCAGAGCGCTTCGAGGACGGCGAACTCGAGAACCCCCTCGGCGCGACCGTCATGGGCCTCATCTACGTCAACCCGGAAGGCCCGGACGGCGAACCGGCCCCGGAAGCCTCGGCGGAGAACATCCGCGAATCCTTCAGCCGGATGGCGATGAACGACGAGGAGACGGTCGCGCTCATCGCCGGCGGCCACACGTTCGGGAAAGTCCACGGTGCCGACTCCGGTGACCACCTCGGTCCCGAGCCCGCGGATGCCCCGATCGAAGAGCAAGGGCTCGGCTGGGACAACGAGTACGGCTCGGGCAAGGGCGCGGACACCATCACCAGCGGAATCGAGGGGCCCTGGAACACCACGCCGACCGAGTGGGACATGGGCTACATCGACAACCTTCTCGAGTATCAGTGGTGGCCCGAGAAGGGGCCCGGCGGCGCGTGGCAGTGGACCACCCAGAACGGCGAGCTCGACGAGTCCGCCCCCGGCGTCGAGGACCCCGACGACAAGGAGGACGTGATGATGCTCACGACCGACATCGCGCTGAAGCGGGATCCGGATTACCGGGAGATCCTCGAACGCTACCAGGACAACATGATGGAGTTCGGGATCAACTTCGCGAAGGCGTGGTACAAGCTGATCCACCGCGACATGGGCCCGCCCGAGCGCTTCCTCGGTCCGGAAGTCCCCGACGAGACCATGATCTGGCAGGATCCCCTGCCGGACGCCGACTACGATCTGGTCGGCGACAGCGAGGTCGCGGATCTCAAGGAGACGATCCTCGACTCGGAGCTCTCCCGCTCCCAGCTGGTCAAGACCGCCTGGGCCGCTGCCTCGACGTACCGCGACAGCGACAAGCGCGGCGGTGCCAACGGTGCTCGGATCCGACTGGAACCCCAGAAGAGCTGGGACGTCAACGAACCCGACGAACTGGACGCAGTGCTGTCGACCTACGAGGACATTCAAGCCGAGTTCAACGAGTCGCGTTCCGACGACGTCCGTGTCTCGCTCGCGGACCTGATCGTCCTGGGCGGGAACGCCGCCATCGAGGAGGCCGCTGCGGACGCCGGCTACGATGTGACGGTGCCCTTCGAGCCCGGCCGGACCGACGCCGAGCCCGAACAGACTGACGTCGAGTCCTTCGAGGCGCTGAAGCCCGAAGCCGACGGCTTCCGCAATTACGTCGGCGAGGAGGCCGACCGCAAGCCCGAAGAGATCCTGGTGGACAACGCCGAGTTGCTGAATCTGACCGTCCCCGAGATGACGGTCCTCCTCGGTGGCATGCGCCAGTTGGGCGCGACCTATGGCGACACCGAGAAGGGCGTTTTCACCGACCAGCCCGGCACGCTCACGAATGACTTCTTCGTGAACGTCCTCGACATGGACTACGAGTGGGAAGGGACCGACGACGAGAACGTCTACGAGATCCGTGACCGCGAGACGGGTGCGGTCGAGTGGACCGGCTCGCGTGTCGATCTCATCTTCGGGTCGAACGCCCGACTTCGTGCCGTCTCGCAGGCGTACGCCGCCGAGGACGGCGAAGAGCAGTTCGTCTCGGACTTCGTCGACACCTGGAACAAGGTCATGCAGCTCGACCGCTTCGATCTCGAATAA
- a CDS encoding mechanosensitive ion channel family protein has translation MQPLAVGWIDVVGATTTEAANPIQTVEWIPTWIPGWTLDLVSVVVVLGLAWAASRLLIELLGRRIARQFRRPSLTRAFIRGIRAGVFILALLVILRIFGLKLGDIALSVTVFSAVIGVILAPIVGSVISGVFLLADQPYEIGDMVELADTGQRGFVEDITLRYTKIFTLDNTFLVIPNGTIRERDVVNYSAEDARVRESIDIVVTYESDLELARERFVQAARSVEGVIGGGPDIRVGAARYPASPVCQIAEFGDHGINLTLRYWIEEPYRMQAVRSQIQTALWDAIEDLDVEIAYPHSHLMFDDTSGQLRVSHDEGVSESPGRQPPSSEAAVDDERQEYRDRSE, from the coding sequence ATGCAACCGCTGGCCGTCGGGTGGATCGACGTGGTTGGGGCCACGACGACCGAGGCCGCGAATCCGATCCAGACTGTCGAGTGGATTCCGACGTGGATCCCTGGGTGGACTCTCGATTTGGTCTCTGTCGTCGTTGTCCTTGGACTTGCCTGGGCCGCCAGCCGACTACTGATCGAATTGCTCGGCCGGCGGATCGCGCGCCAGTTTCGACGGCCAAGCCTGACTCGAGCGTTCATTCGCGGGATTCGAGCCGGCGTGTTCATCCTCGCGCTCCTTGTGATCCTTCGCATCTTTGGACTCAAACTGGGGGATATCGCCCTCTCGGTGACTGTCTTTTCCGCTGTCATCGGTGTCATCCTCGCCCCAATTGTCGGCAGCGTCATCAGCGGCGTCTTCCTGCTGGCCGATCAACCCTACGAGATCGGCGACATGGTCGAACTGGCCGACACAGGTCAGCGCGGGTTCGTCGAAGATATCACACTGCGATACACCAAGATATTCACGCTGGACAATACGTTTCTGGTTATCCCGAACGGGACGATCCGCGAGCGGGATGTCGTTAATTACTCCGCAGAGGACGCGCGCGTTCGGGAATCGATCGACATTGTGGTCACATACGAAAGTGATCTGGAACTGGCACGCGAGCGCTTCGTCCAGGCAGCCCGGTCGGTCGAGGGCGTCATCGGCGGCGGGCCGGACATCCGAGTTGGGGCCGCCCGGTATCCAGCGAGTCCAGTCTGCCAGATTGCCGAATTCGGCGATCATGGCATTAATCTGACTCTCCGGTACTGGATCGAAGAACCATACCGGATGCAAGCAGTCAGGTCACAGATACAGACTGCGCTCTGGGACGCGATCGAGGATCTGGACGTTGAGATCGCCTATCCCCACTCCCACTTGATGTTTGATGATACAAGTGGCCAGTTGCGGGTCAGTCACGACGAAGGAGTCTCGGAGTCACCTGGAAGACAGCCCCCATCTAGCGAGGCGGCTGTCGACGACGAACGCCAAGAGTATCGCGACCGCTCCGAGTGA
- a CDS encoding N-acetyltransferase, with protein MSVTVEATRVERGDDEFVDAAWNLKEHIRSEEGILRQRRRFFENAYRRSTTYLYYDGGHDPDLIGFAAVRRDGYILFLAVDPAYRNEGFGKRLIARAVGDYESVSCHARTTNQSAMQFYRHIGFEVERRIDNYYEDGGDAYYLTLGNDDGIIDRLQGLLTR; from the coding sequence GTGAGCGTCACTGTCGAAGCGACACGGGTCGAACGTGGCGACGACGAGTTCGTCGATGCCGCGTGGAACCTCAAGGAGCATATCAGATCCGAGGAGGGAATCTTACGACAGCGGCGTCGATTCTTCGAGAACGCCTATCGACGCTCGACAACATACCTCTATTACGATGGGGGCCACGACCCGGACCTCATCGGGTTCGCAGCGGTCCGTCGTGACGGCTACATTCTCTTTCTCGCAGTCGATCCGGCCTATCGCAACGAGGGGTTCGGGAAGCGCCTCATCGCACGGGCCGTCGGAGATTATGAATCCGTCTCCTGTCACGCGCGAACGACTAATCAGTCCGCCATGCAGTTCTACCGCCACATCGGTTTCGAAGTCGAGCGGCGGATCGACAACTACTACGAAGACGGCGGGGACGCCTACTACCTCACACTTGGCAACGACGACGGGATCATCGACCGGCTCCAGGGTCTGTTGACTCGATAG
- a CDS encoding type IV pilin N-terminal domain-containing protein produces MDPVTPGGDQDERGVSEMTAVVTLVGIAFILVAGVGISAFLFTGDTSGPPQANFTYEYIDGANALLIEHDRGDEIRGGDLYVDGPDNNVTWASLAGSNESALVVPDDQVQVSEASAYGAIVRSSSRFRIIYHNASLNESVVLSRWNGDTGI; encoded by the coding sequence ATGGACCCGGTCACGCCTGGGGGCGATCAGGATGAACGCGGGGTCTCGGAGATGACTGCAGTCGTCACCCTCGTCGGCATCGCGTTCATCCTGGTGGCCGGGGTCGGAATCAGCGCGTTCCTGTTTACGGGCGATACGTCCGGACCACCACAGGCCAACTTCACCTACGAGTACATCGATGGGGCGAACGCGCTCCTCATCGAGCACGACCGCGGCGACGAGATCCGGGGCGGTGATCTCTACGTCGATGGCCCTGACAACAACGTCACGTGGGCGAGCCTGGCCGGGTCGAACGAGTCAGCCCTCGTCGTCCCGGACGATCAAGTCCAGGTCAGTGAAGCGAGTGCCTACGGCGCGATAGTCCGATCGAGCAGTCGATTCCGGATCATCTACCACAACGCCTCACTGAACGAATCGGTCGTGCTCTCACGCTGGAACGGCGATACGGGAATCTAG
- a CDS encoding trypsin-like peptidase domain-containing protein: protein MSPQGLSRRRFLGLLGAATALGTAGCADSPSAETTDPVSSAGDDPGLDATRLDADSQSRYTDVYRSISDSVVQIRVITTFGSAGTGTGFVYDESHLVTNEHVVADAEDLYVRYPSTGWREASIVGTDTHSDLAVLSVGDHPPAADPVSFVEREPAIGTEVVAIGNPYGLSGSVSAGIVSGVDRTLEGPNRFSIPDTIQTDAAVNPGNSGGPLVTLQGEVVGVISAGQGDNIGLAISSALTTRVVPSLIETGSYAHPYLGIGLRDVTPAVAEANDLPETSGVYVTQVVDDGPSDGVLRGATDDVSINGRPIPVGGDVITRIEGEPTPTTQQLASALALETRVGQPAAIQVWRDGTTETLDVRIGSRDQAD from the coding sequence ATGTCACCGCAGGGACTGTCTCGCCGACGGTTTCTCGGTCTGCTCGGTGCGGCAACCGCACTCGGCACCGCCGGCTGTGCGGACTCGCCGTCGGCCGAGACGACCGATCCGGTGTCGTCCGCGGGCGACGATCCGGGATTGGACGCAACCCGACTCGATGCGGACTCCCAGTCGCGATACACTGACGTGTACCGTTCAATCAGCGATTCGGTCGTCCAGATCAGGGTCATCACGACCTTCGGGTCGGCGGGGACCGGGACCGGCTTTGTCTACGACGAAAGCCATCTCGTCACGAACGAACACGTCGTCGCGGACGCCGAAGACCTGTACGTCCGGTATCCGTCGACCGGCTGGCGAGAGGCGTCCATCGTCGGGACCGACACCCATAGCGACCTCGCGGTTCTATCCGTCGGGGACCATCCACCGGCCGCCGACCCGGTATCCTTTGTCGAACGTGAACCCGCCATCGGAACCGAAGTGGTCGCTATCGGGAACCCGTATGGCCTCTCGGGGTCGGTTTCCGCGGGTATCGTCAGTGGCGTCGACCGGACGCTTGAGGGGCCGAACAGGTTCTCGATCCCCGATACGATTCAGACGGACGCCGCCGTCAACCCGGGCAACAGTGGCGGCCCGCTGGTGACTCTCCAGGGCGAGGTCGTCGGCGTCATCAGTGCCGGCCAGGGCGACAATATCGGGCTGGCGATCTCCAGTGCGCTGACCACCAGGGTGGTCCCGAGTCTGATCGAGACAGGATCGTACGCCCACCCCTACCTCGGCATCGGGCTTCGGGACGTCACACCCGCCGTGGCGGAGGCTAACGATCTTCCGGAGACCTCGGGCGTCTACGTCACGCAGGTCGTTGACGACGGGCCGTCGGACGGGGTTCTCCGGGGGGCGACCGACGACGTGTCGATCAATGGACGGCCAATCCCGGTCGGTGGCGACGTGATTACCCGTATCGAAGGCGAGCCGACCCCGACCACCCAGCAACTGGCCAGTGCCCTGGCGCTCGAAACTCGGGTTGGACAACCGGCAGCGATTCAGGTCTGGCGGGACGGGACGACCGAGACGCTGGACGTGCGGATCGGATCCCGGGACCAAGCGGACTGA
- a CDS encoding archease has protein sequence MSFDLREHTADVAVESTGETLGDAFGATADGLAAAMCADVPRHGERFEVDVSAESRESALFDYLDELIYQRDMRGVLPVDNRATVDRTGDDWHVRASARGVPLDAISAREVKAVTYSEMVLEATDEGWHAYVVFDV, from the coding sequence ATGAGTTTCGACCTGCGCGAGCACACGGCGGACGTGGCAGTCGAATCGACCGGCGAAACTCTCGGTGACGCCTTTGGCGCGACAGCCGACGGCCTGGCCGCGGCGATGTGTGCAGACGTCCCTCGCCACGGCGAGCGCTTCGAGGTCGACGTGAGCGCCGAGAGTCGGGAGTCGGCACTGTTCGATTATCTGGACGAACTCATCTATCAGCGTGATATGCGGGGCGTCCTTCCGGTCGACAACCGGGCGACAGTCGACCGAACCGGCGATGACTGGCACGTCCGTGCCAGCGCTCGGGGCGTCCCACTGGACGCGATTTCCGCCCGTGAGGTCAAGGCCGTCACGTACTCGGAAATGGTCCTCGAAGCAACTGATGAGGGCTGGCACGCCTACGTCGTCTTCGATGTCTGA
- a CDS encoding dodecin, translating into MVFKKVTLVGTSPDGFDAATDDAIDRAQDTLENVQWIEVDQLGVEVATADDREYQAEVTVAFELLD; encoded by the coding sequence ATGGTGTTCAAAAAGGTAACCCTCGTGGGAACGAGTCCCGACGGCTTCGATGCGGCGACAGACGACGCGATCGATCGAGCACAGGATACGCTGGAGAACGTCCAGTGGATCGAGGTCGACCAACTGGGCGTCGAAGTGGCGACCGCCGACGATCGCGAGTACCAGGCCGAAGTGACTGTCGCGTTCGAACTGCTCGACTGA
- a CDS encoding universal stress protein gives MTTVTVPIRYPLSEHSEATLARAIDVAEAENADLTILHVNLYQHNGHVTRAELKSAVEDVFGHLPRTRYAIRTGLLVEETILEEVAAEGADVVVIGKKQVGRWRRMVRRLVDDPDVATFLETELDCRIVTASVE, from the coding sequence ATGACAACGGTGACGGTTCCGATCCGGTACCCACTCAGCGAACACTCGGAGGCGACGCTGGCCAGAGCGATCGACGTCGCCGAGGCGGAGAACGCTGATCTGACGATCCTACACGTCAATCTCTACCAACACAACGGGCACGTCACGCGAGCCGAGCTCAAGTCCGCGGTCGAGGACGTGTTTGGCCATCTGCCGCGGACGCGATACGCGATCCGAACCGGCCTGCTCGTCGAAGAGACCATCCTCGAAGAGGTCGCCGCTGAAGGAGCCGACGTGGTGGTGATTGGAAAGAAACAGGTCGGTCGATGGCGGCGGATGGTCCGGCGGTTGGTGGACGATCCCGACGTCGCAACCTTCCTCGAAACCGAACTTGACTGTCGGATCGTGACTGCTTCAGTCGAGTAG